One window of the Hoplias malabaricus isolate fHopMal1 chromosome Y, fHopMal1.hap1, whole genome shotgun sequence genome contains the following:
- the LOC136678945 gene encoding gamma-crystallin M2-like isoform X1 produces MNGKIIFYEDRNFMGRSYECSSDCSDMSSYLSRCHSCRVESGCWMVYDRPNYMGRQYFMRRGEYADCMSMMGMTDWIRSCRMIPMYRGSYRTRIYERENFMGQMMEVTEDCESIMDRYHWSNGCQSCHVMDGHWLMYEQPNYRGRMWYFKPGEYRNFREMMGVSGMRFMSMRRILDSWY; encoded by the exons atgaatgggaag ATCATCTTCTACGAGGACAGGAACTTCATGGGCCGCTCCTATGAGTGCAGCAGCGACTGTTCCGATATGTCCTCCTACCTGAGCCGCTGCCACTCCTGCAGGGTCGAGAGCGGCTGCTGGATGGTGTACGATCGCCCCAACTACATGGGAAGACAGTACTTCATGAGGAGGGGAGAGTATGCCGACTGCATGAGCATGATGGGGATGACCGATTGGATCAGATCTTGCCGCATGATCCCTATG TACAGAGGATCCTACAGAACGAGGATCTACGAGAGGGAGAACTTCATGGGTCAGATGATGGAGGTGACCGAAGACTGTGAGTCCATCATGGACCGTTATCACTGGTCCAATGGATGTCAGTCCTGCCACGTGATGGACGGCCACTGGCTGATGTACGAGCAGCCCAACTACAGAGGCAGGATGTGGTACTTCAAGCCCGGAGAGTACAGGAACTTCAGGGAGATGATGGGTGTGAGCGGAATGAGGTTCATGAGCATGAGGCGCATTTTGGACTCCTGGTATTAG
- the LOC136678945 gene encoding gamma-crystallin M2-like isoform X2: MGRIIFYEDRNFMGRSYECSSDCSDMSSYLSRCHSCRVESGCWMVYDRPNYMGRQYFMRRGEYADCMSMMGMTDWIRSCRMIPMYRGSYRTRIYERENFMGQMMEVTEDCESIMDRYHWSNGCQSCHVMDGHWLMYEQPNYRGRMWYFKPGEYRNFREMMGVSGMRFMSMRRILDSWY; this comes from the exons ATGGGCAGG ATCATCTTCTACGAGGACAGGAACTTCATGGGCCGCTCCTATGAGTGCAGCAGCGACTGTTCCGATATGTCCTCCTACCTGAGCCGCTGCCACTCCTGCAGGGTCGAGAGCGGCTGCTGGATGGTGTACGATCGCCCCAACTACATGGGAAGACAGTACTTCATGAGGAGGGGAGAGTATGCCGACTGCATGAGCATGATGGGGATGACCGATTGGATCAGATCTTGCCGCATGATCCCTATG TACAGAGGATCCTACAGAACGAGGATCTACGAGAGGGAGAACTTCATGGGTCAGATGATGGAGGTGACCGAAGACTGTGAGTCCATCATGGACCGTTATCACTGGTCCAATGGATGTCAGTCCTGCCACGTGATGGACGGCCACTGGCTGATGTACGAGCAGCCCAACTACAGAGGCAGGATGTGGTACTTCAAGCCCGGAGAGTACAGGAACTTCAGGGAGATGATGGGTGTGAGCGGAATGAGGTTCATGAGCATGAGGCGCATTTTGGACTCCTGGTATTAG